A window from Roseburia sp. 499 encodes these proteins:
- a CDS encoding C40 family peptidase, whose amino-acid sequence MVIHTKEKAKIHAHEPKGAKIKGSNIYTVERGPKTIGAKVSDDKKKSYRKSTIHQSEPKNKGLSRFKRNLKESNTSIKTKNTNLHIAGRTTNLHIAGRTGALAAGAVTEQVEGGQEVSQAAYLAYEASHPVTGTASKGAALFRKKAAAEAKKRIRKVEAGKKLAKKTAKKAAKDTAKAVAKETAKETAKTTAKVATKTATKAAATAAGTAVAPGVGTAIGMAAGYAAGVSIEVKDEKMTNRSRKIKFFLDKMKAQENQTDSVAKLVKDLIVRKAITWVKAAAPIIGLVLLLLVLVVAMIAVPVIAVIAILYNSPFALFLPPLESGDTVQTVTSAYVQEFNRDVNTKVNEHTGYDLGELVYVDYEGMEENPSNYYDIMAVYMVKHGVGDTATVMNGTSKGWLQAVVNDMCSYTTSTGTKDVEETDADGNVTTVTKSVLYVNVTLKSYRDMISVYGFNSDQVEMLEQIMSPGFMGQLGYAGSGSGGGGGSPGVSSMTEDEINAILNEITDSRQKTVCSYALHRVGFPYSQDLRDSGNYYDCSSLAYYSWKDAGVDISYGGATTAAAEAQGLDEAGKTVSFDELQPGDLIFYSYTSNGRYKNISHVAVYVGNGKVVEALNESLGVVYRDVASTGKIVVIGRP is encoded by the coding sequence ATGGTCATTCACACCAAGGAGAAAGCCAAGATTCATGCCCACGAACCAAAGGGAGCCAAGATTAAAGGCAGCAACATCTATACAGTAGAGAGAGGTCCTAAGACTATCGGTGCAAAGGTATCTGATGATAAAAAGAAGTCCTATCGCAAGAGTACCATTCATCAGTCGGAGCCGAAGAATAAGGGACTATCAAGATTTAAGCGAAACCTTAAAGAATCCAACACTTCCATCAAGACCAAGAACACGAATCTTCACATTGCAGGAAGAACCACGAATCTTCACATTGCAGGAAGAACTGGAGCACTTGCAGCCGGGGCAGTAACGGAGCAGGTGGAAGGCGGGCAGGAGGTATCGCAGGCAGCATATCTTGCATATGAAGCAAGCCACCCTGTTACCGGAACTGCTTCTAAGGGGGCAGCACTTTTTAGAAAAAAGGCGGCAGCCGAGGCAAAGAAGCGTATCAGGAAGGTAGAGGCAGGAAAGAAGCTGGCAAAAAAGACAGCAAAGAAAGCTGCCAAAGATACAGCCAAGGCAGTAGCTAAAGAGACGGCAAAAGAAACAGCCAAGACTACTGCCAAGGTTGCAACGAAAACTGCGACAAAGGCAGCTGCTACGGCGGCAGGAACAGCGGTTGCACCGGGAGTTGGTACTGCAATCGGCATGGCAGCCGGATATGCTGCAGGTGTGTCCATAGAGGTCAAGGATGAAAAGATGACCAACCGGAGCAGGAAGATAAAGTTCTTTCTGGATAAGATGAAAGCACAGGAGAATCAGACAGACAGCGTGGCAAAGCTGGTAAAGGATCTGATTGTGCGAAAAGCGATTACATGGGTAAAGGCAGCTGCACCGATTATCGGACTGGTGCTGTTGTTACTTGTTCTTGTAGTTGCCATGATTGCGGTTCCGGTTATAGCGGTGATAGCAATCCTTTATAATTCTCCATTTGCTTTATTCCTGCCACCACTTGAATCAGGAGATACCGTGCAGACAGTAACGAGTGCCTATGTGCAGGAGTTTAACCGGGATGTGAACACGAAAGTGAATGAGCATACCGGATATGACCTTGGAGAGCTTGTCTATGTGGATTATGAAGGTATGGAAGAAAATCCAAGCAATTACTATGACATCATGGCAGTCTATATGGTCAAGCATGGTGTCGGAGATACTGCAACAGTCATGAATGGTACTTCTAAAGGCTGGCTGCAGGCAGTTGTAAATGATATGTGTTCATACACCACAAGCACCGGAACAAAGGATGTGGAAGAAACAGATGCAGACGGCAATGTGACTACTGTCACGAAGTCTGTTCTGTATGTGAATGTCACACTGAAATCTTATCGGGATATGATTTCGGTCTATGGGTTTAACTCTGATCAGGTGGAAATGCTTGAGCAGATCATGAGTCCAGGGTTTATGGGACAGCTTGGATATGCCGGAAGCGGAAGTGGCGGCGGAGGCGGAAGTCCAGGAGTAAGCTCCATGACTGAGGATGAAATCAATGCCATCCTAAACGAAATTACAGACAGCAGGCAGAAAACAGTCTGCTCCTATGCACTTCACAGAGTTGGCTTTCCTTATAGTCAGGATTTAAGAGACAGCGGTAACTATTATGACTGCAGCTCCTTAGCCTATTATTCATGGAAGGATGCAGGTGTGGATATTAGTTACGGTGGGGCAACCACAGCGGCAGCGGAGGCACAGGGACTGGATGAAGCCGGAAAGACAGTCTCCTTTGATGAGTTACAGCCGGGAGACCTTATCTTCTACAGTTATACAAGCAATGGAAGATATAAGAACATCAGCCATGTGGCAGTATACGTCGGAAATGGCAAAGTGGTAGAGGCACTTAATGAAAGTCTTGGTGTGGTTTACCGTGATGTGGCAAGCACAGGAAAGATTGTTGTGATAGGAAGACCATAA
- the lnu(C) gene encoding lincosamide nucleotidyltransferase Lnu(C): MVNITDVKQILQLAIDAEIKVFLDGGWGVDALLGHQSRVHNDIDIFVEKKDYQNFIEIMKANDFYEIKMEYTTLNHTVWKDAKNRIVDLHCFEYTGEGEILYEGDNFPVETFSGKGKIEEIEVSCIEPYSQVMFHLGYEFDENDVHDVKLLCETFHIEIPNEYR, encoded by the coding sequence ATGGTCAATATTACAGATGTAAAACAGATTCTTCAACTTGCGATAGATGCCGAGATTAAAGTCTTTCTTGATGGTGGCTGGGGGGTAGATGCGTTGCTTGGACATCAGTCAAGAGTCCATAACGATATTGATATTTTTGTAGAAAAGAAAGATTATCAGAACTTTATAGAGATAATGAAAGCTAATGACTTTTATGAGATTAAGATGGAATATACAACATTGAACCATACTGTATGGAAAGATGCGAAAAACAGGATTGTTGATTTGCATTGTTTTGAATATACGGGCGAAGGTGAAATTCTTTATGAGGGGGATAACTTTCCGGTAGAAACTTTTTCTGGTAAAGGAAAAATTGAGGAGATAGAGGTTTCTTGTATTGAACCATATAGTCAAGTAATGTTCCATTTGGGATATGAATTTGATGAGAATGATGTACATGATGTGAAGCTATTGTGTGAGACATTTCATATCGAAATTCCAAATGAGTATAGATAA